One region of Simkaniaceae bacterium genomic DNA includes:
- the menB gene encoding 1,4-dihydroxy-2-naphthoyl-CoA synthase, translating into MHIYKKEGNGTPILFLHGFLGSHVDFLPIMQSLPSPCIAIDFFGHGQSPPPPKDLNFHTAAKAIAQHLDEPVHIVGYSMGGRLALALQYYFPHLVCKIILISAHPGLENKHKQKRQEYHDEWLRKLASLSLPRFLKEWYEQPLFKTFSQHPNFQHIVKQRELQSRESLSVVFDRLSVIHQPPFHHLFDNNPSSFTLVVGEEDKTYLELYRHYAESKRINLKSIPHVGHSVHIEAKDQLLRVIMEECITSKTDWIQAKAYQDILYHKMDGIAKITIHRPHVRNAFRPETVREMIDALHDARHDETIGVIILTGSGPLAFCAGGDQKVRKEEGYSDEKGLQSLNILEFQKDLRSIPKPTIAMVAGYAIGGGHVLHLICDLTIAADNAIFGQTGPKVGSFDGGFGASTLASIVGQKKAREIWYLCKQYTAQEALDMGLVNAVVPLEDLEDVTLEWARQMLKHSPIALRCLKSAFNAALDGQSGIQELAGNATMLFYMTEEAQEGRRAFVEKRAPDFSHFNKRS; encoded by the coding sequence GTGCATATCTATAAAAAAGAAGGAAATGGAACGCCCATTTTATTTTTGCATGGTTTTCTAGGATCGCATGTCGATTTTCTACCTATAATGCAATCGCTGCCATCTCCATGCATTGCCATTGATTTTTTTGGACATGGGCAATCCCCACCGCCACCGAAAGACTTGAATTTTCACACGGCTGCAAAAGCCATTGCCCAGCATCTTGATGAACCGGTTCATATTGTCGGTTATTCAATGGGTGGAAGACTTGCCCTTGCCCTCCAATACTACTTCCCTCATCTCGTTTGCAAAATCATTCTTATCAGCGCTCATCCCGGACTAGAGAACAAGCACAAGCAAAAAAGGCAAGAATATCACGATGAATGGCTGCGAAAACTCGCTTCTCTTTCTTTGCCCCGGTTTTTAAAAGAGTGGTACGAGCAACCCCTTTTTAAAACGTTTTCACAACACCCAAACTTTCAACATATTGTAAAACAAAGAGAGCTTCAATCCCGTGAATCTCTATCTGTTGTGTTTGATCGCTTGAGCGTTATCCATCAACCCCCTTTTCACCATCTTTTTGACAATAACCCCTCTTCATTCACCCTTGTTGTCGGAGAAGAAGATAAGACATATTTAGAGCTTTACCGCCATTATGCTGAGAGTAAAAGAATAAACTTGAAATCAATTCCCCATGTAGGACACTCTGTCCACATTGAAGCAAAAGACCAGTTATTGAGAGTCATTATGGAAGAATGCATCACTTCAAAAACAGATTGGATTCAAGCTAAAGCGTATCAAGACATCTTGTATCATAAAATGGATGGGATTGCAAAAATCACCATCCATCGGCCCCATGTGCGCAATGCCTTTCGCCCTGAAACGGTGAGAGAAATGATCGATGCTCTGCATGATGCGCGCCATGACGAAACTATTGGTGTGATTATTTTGACCGGAAGCGGTCCCCTTGCCTTCTGTGCAGGTGGAGATCAAAAAGTGCGCAAAGAAGAGGGCTATAGCGATGAAAAAGGATTGCAAAGTCTAAATATTCTCGAGTTTCAAAAAGATTTGCGCTCTATTCCAAAGCCAACCATTGCAATGGTTGCAGGCTATGCTATCGGCGGAGGCCATGTCCTGCATCTCATCTGCGATCTGACCATTGCTGCCGATAACGCAATCTTTGGACAAACAGGTCCAAAAGTGGGGTCTTTCGATGGTGGATTTGGAGCGAGCACATTGGCTTCAATTGTCGGGCAAAAAAAAGCGCGAGAAATTTGGTATCTTTGCAAACAATATACGGCCCAAGAAGCGCTTGATATGGGCCTTGTCAATGCCGTTGTCCCACTTGAAGATCTCGAAGATGTAACACTTGAATGGGCCCGGCAAATGCTTAAACACTCTCCCATCGCTCTTCGCTGCCTCAAGTCCGCCTTTAATGCCGCTCTTGATGGACAATCGGGAATTCAAGAGCTTGCAGGAAATGCGACAATGCTTTTTTATATGACAGAAGAAGCCCAAGAAGGGCGCCGCGCTTTTGTCGAAAAACGCGCCCCTGATTTTTCACATTTTAACAAACGCAGTTAG
- the menA gene encoding 1,4-dihydroxy-2-naphthoate octaprenyltransferase translates to MHIGKFRIWFMTARPRTLVASVAPVFIGSSFAVVNEMFSIMTFVCTFFAACFIQILTNFANDYFDIKNGADTPDRIGPIRGLHKNLISLGEMRFAMGLCISLIALCSSYLIYRGGVPILILAIVSTLLAFFYTAGRFSLSYTGLADLVVLIFFGPIATVTSYWLQTFEISSAVIVSSLAPGCLATVLLAINNIRDVKQDTIANKKTLVVRFGIDFGCAEIVVMLAGAFFVPVWLWLFYPTYSVMISASFVILTAVPMVIDIYTNKKPIEIGKHLMSSSFLLLSYTLIFMFNVFYAHRQI, encoded by the coding sequence ATGCATATTGGAAAATTTCGCATTTGGTTTATGACCGCCCGCCCACGCACACTCGTTGCTTCCGTGGCACCGGTCTTTATTGGAAGCTCATTTGCAGTCGTCAATGAAATGTTCAGCATTATGACATTTGTTTGTACATTTTTTGCAGCGTGTTTCATTCAAATTTTGACAAATTTTGCTAATGATTACTTTGATATAAAAAATGGCGCCGATACACCTGATCGCATTGGCCCCATCAGAGGTCTGCATAAAAACCTTATCTCCCTTGGTGAAATGCGTTTTGCAATGGGTCTATGCATTAGTTTAATTGCCCTTTGCTCTTCCTACCTCATTTATCGCGGAGGCGTTCCCATTCTTATATTGGCAATTGTCTCTACTCTTTTAGCTTTCTTTTATACCGCAGGGCGCTTCTCTCTTTCTTATACGGGTTTAGCAGATCTTGTCGTCTTAATCTTTTTCGGACCGATCGCAACAGTCACCTCGTACTGGCTACAAACATTTGAAATCTCATCGGCGGTTATCGTCTCATCCTTAGCTCCGGGTTGTCTTGCAACCGTCCTTCTTGCAATCAATAATATTCGCGATGTCAAACAAGATACAATTGCCAATAAAAAAACCCTTGTCGTCCGCTTTGGCATCGATTTTGGCTGCGCTGAAATCGTTGTCATGTTAGCAGGAGCTTTTTTTGTCCCTGTCTGGCTTTGGCTATTTTATCCTACATATAGTGTCATGATTTCTGCCAGCTTCGTCATCTTAACAGCCGTCCCCATGGTTATCGACATTTACACAAATAAAAAACCCATTGAAATTGGAAAACATTTGATGAGCAGCAGTTTTTTATTGCTTAGCTATACTCTGATTTTTATGTTTAACGTATTCTATGCACATCGACAAATTTGA